One genomic region from Mixophyes fleayi isolate aMixFle1 unplaced genomic scaffold, aMixFle1.hap1 Scaffold_1507, whole genome shotgun sequence encodes:
- the LOC142114816 gene encoding histone H3, which produces MARTKQTARKSTGGKAPRKQLATKAARKSAPATGGVKKPHRYRPGTVALREIRRYQKSTELLIRKLPFQRLVREIAQDFKTDLRFQSSAVMALQEASEAYLVGLFEDTNLCAIHAKRVTIMPKDIQLARRIRGERA; this is translated from the coding sequence ATGGCTAGAACTAAGCAAACCGCTCGCAAGTCCACCGGCGGGAAAGCTCCCCGCAAGCAGCTGGCGACCAAAGCTGCCAGGAAAAGCGCCCCAGCTACTGGCGGCGTGAAGAAGCCTCACCGCTACCGTCCCGGCACTGTTGCTCTGCGAGAGATCCGCCGCTACCAGAAGTCCACCGAGCTGCTGATCCGCAAGTTGCCCTTCCAGCGCTTAGTACGTGAGATCGCCCAGGACTTCAAGACCGACCTGCGCTTCCAGAGCTCAGCAGTCATGGCTCTGCAAGAGGCCAGCGAGGCTTATCTGGTGGGGCTCTTCGAGGACACCAACCTGTGCGCCATCCACGCCAAGAGAGTGACCATCATGCCCAAAGACATCCAGCTGGCCCGCAGGATCCGAGGGGAGAGAGCATAG